The sequence TTGAGCTCACGCTCGATGGTCTTCAGACAGTGGCCGCAGGAGATGGTGGGGATGGTGAGGGTCTTTTTCATGGTAGGGGTTGGAGAACGGAGATTGGAGGTTGGGGATTGGGGATTGGGGATTGGAGATTGGGGATTAGGGATTAGAGATTGGGGATTGCTTCGGCCTGCGGCCTCGCAATGACAGGGGTTAGCGGGTGAGCTTGCCGGCGGCGTCGAAGACTTCGATGATCTCGCCGATCACGCGCTGGCGGTCGTCGGCGTCTTCCGAGCGGATGGCGGTGGTGACACAGGTCTGCAAGTGGTTGGAGAGAACCAGGCTGTTGACGCGCTCGAGCGCACTCTGTACGGCTTTGATCTGTTTCATCACGTCGATGCAGTAGCCGTCATCCTCGACCATGCGTTCGATCCCGCGCACATGACCTTCGACGCTACGCAGACGGTTGATGACATCTTTCTTGACTTCGGGCTGCATCGTGTGCCT comes from Caldilineales bacterium and encodes:
- a CDS encoding metal-sensitive transcriptional regulator, translating into MQPEVKKDVINRLRSVEGHVRGIERMVEDDGYCIDVMKQIKAVQSALERVNSLVLSNHLQTCVTTAIRSEDADDRQRVIGEIIEVFDAAGKLTR